The nucleotide sequence AAGCAATGACCATCTGGGCGACGGCCAATATGCTCGGAATCCCTCTCGGACCTATCTTAGGTGGCTGGCTTCTGAAGCACTACTCCTGGGGCTCAGTCTTCCTTATCAATGTTCCCGTTGTAATCATCGCATTGCTCGCAGTTGGTCTATTAATGCCTGAATCGAGAAGTAACCAACGACCTAGCATCGACTTGATAGGCATTGTAACCTCGAGTCTCGGACTTGTATGTATTACCTATGGAGTCATACGTGCAGGTGATTACGGGTGGAGTGATTCTCTTTCAATCCTAAGCTTGATAGGAGGACTCGTGGCGTTAGCTGTATTCATTATTGGGCAGCGACGAGCAGCACATTCATTGATAGACTTGTCGTTGTTCAGCTATAAAAGCTTCACATGGGGCTCGCTACTAGCTACATGTATAACCTTTGCATTGTTTGGGATGTTGTTTACATTACCTCTCTTTTTCCAAGCTGTCGGCGGAAGCGATTCATTCGATACAGGATTGCGCTTGTTACCCTTAATAGTCGGTCTCATTATAGGTGCTAAGCTAGCCGATCGACTCATTGCAGCAATCGGGACAAAATTTAACGTCGCATTCGGTTTTGCCATCATGGCAATAGGGTTACTCGTCGGATCAGCTACGAGTATTCATAGCAGTTATGGCTTTGTAGCCCTGTGGATAACATTAACAGGAATGGGATTGGGATTAACCCTCCCAGCGACTATGGGATCGGCAATTAGCGTGCTTTCGGCAGAACGAGCCGGTGTAGGGTCCGCATTAATTATGGCTCTACGACAAGTTGGCGGTGTGATTGGGGTCGCACTCCTTGGTTCTGCACTTAACTACAACTATCGAAATGGACTCGATCTCGCCAGCGTTCCAGACACTGTTGCCGACACCGTAAGCCAAGGCGTGACTGCCGGCATCGCCGTAGCCCATAACCTAAATTCCAAAGAATTATTAGTAAGTGTTCAGAATGCTTTCATACATGGGATGGGGTCAATGTTATGGATATGTGGTGGCATTGCAATTGTTAGCATCGTCCTTACTTTAATCTTTCTGCCTAAGCAATTAGGTGTAAGTCAGTCCGAGTCTATCACGGTTTGACGAGTGCTATCGCCGTTGGGTAAACTGAAGGGAGAGTGACGGCTGTAGGAGGGTAAGTCATGTTATCGGATCAATCGTTGAAAATCAGCTTGCGTGAACGCAAGAAAATAAAGACGAGAGCCGCGATTCAGCAGCATGCTTTACGACTTTTTCGTGAGCAAGGCTATCAGGCTACAACCATCGAACAAATCGCTGAAGTCGCTGAGATATCTCCTAGTACAATATTTCGCTACTTTCCTACGAAAGAAGCATTGGTACTAGAAGACGATTACGACCCGATTATTATTCAATATTTTCAAGAACAGCCCATTGAATTATCTCCTATTCAGGCGTTTCGCAATGCGATAAAATTGGGGTTTTCCACGATATCAAAAGATGAGCTAGGAGCTTTACGAGAGAGGATGGAGCTGTTATTGTCAGTTCCAGAATTACGAGCCGCCTCTCAATTTCAAATGATGGGGATCATTCAAATGATTTCTGAATTAATGGCCGATCGAGTCGGGTTAGAGAAGGATAACTTTCAAGTACTCGTATTTGCCGGTGCAATATATGGTGCGATCATGTCAACAATGAACTATTATACTAGCCAACCTGACGCGGACTTGGCAACATTATGTGACGAAGCTTTAACGCTTTTAGAAGCAGGATTGCCTCTGATATCCGGGTAGACGGAACAGTAGGAATGAAAGTCTCCCACCCGAGCACAATACCCTCAAGCATAAACTGCGACCCACAA is from Candidatus Cohnella colombiensis and encodes:
- a CDS encoding DHA2 family efflux MFS transporter permease subunit, which translates into the protein MSNLGNRKWWVLVAIACSMLAVSLDMTVLNVALPTLATELNASTSELQWFANAYNLVLAALLLPAGMLGDRYGRKKLMLLALVLFGVASLGCAYSSSTEMLISMRALLGLGSAFLIPLSMSVLPALFSGDERTKAMTIWATANMLGIPLGPILGGWLLKHYSWGSVFLINVPVVIIALLAVGLLMPESRSNQRPSIDLIGIVTSSLGLVCITYGVIRAGDYGWSDSLSILSLIGGLVALAVFIIGQRRAAHSLIDLSLFSYKSFTWGSLLATCITFALFGMLFTLPLFFQAVGGSDSFDTGLRLLPLIVGLIIGAKLADRLIAAIGTKFNVAFGFAIMAIGLLVGSATSIHSSYGFVALWITLTGMGLGLTLPATMGSAISVLSAERAGVGSALIMALRQVGGVIGVALLGSALNYNYRNGLDLASVPDTVADTVSQGVTAGIAVAHNLNSKELLVSVQNAFIHGMGSMLWICGGIAIVSIVLTLIFLPKQLGVSQSESITV
- a CDS encoding TetR family transcriptional regulator, which gives rise to MLSDQSLKISLRERKKIKTRAAIQQHALRLFREQGYQATTIEQIAEVAEISPSTIFRYFPTKEALVLEDDYDPIIIQYFQEQPIELSPIQAFRNAIKLGFSTISKDELGALRERMELLLSVPELRAASQFQMMGIIQMISELMADRVGLEKDNFQVLVFAGAIYGAIMSTMNYYTSQPDADLATLCDEALTLLEAGLPLISG